GGGCCAGCGTGGTCGTCACTTCCACCGCGGTGCGCCGGACGAACCCCGAAGTCGCCGCTGCGCTGGAAAGCCGCACGCCGGTCGTTCGCCGTGCCGAAATGCTGGCCGAACTGATGCGGCTGAAAAGCACCATCGCCGTTGCCGGCACCCACGGCAAGACGACGACGACCAGCATGGTCGCGGCGCTGCTCGATTGCGGCAATATCGATCCGACCGTGATCAATGGCGGCATCATTGAGCAGTACGGATCGAATGCGCGCCTCGGCGACAGCGACTGGATGGTGGTCGAGGCGGACGAGAGCGATGGCAGCTTCCTGCGGCTGGACGGGACGATCGCGGTCGTCACGAATATCGATCCCGAGCATCTCGACCATTATGGCGATTTCGACGGGGTGAAGCGCGCCTTCGTCGAGTTCATCCACAATGTCCCCTTTTACGGCGCGGCGATCCTGTGCATCGACCATCCCGAGGTGCAGGCAGTCATCGGAAATGTCCGCGACCGCCGCGTGGTCACTTACGGTTTCTCCCTGCAGGCCGATATCTGCGGAGTGAACATCCGCCCCGACGAAGGCGGGAATACCTTCGATGTCATCGTGCGACAGCGGGGCGAGGAAGATCGCCGGATCGAAGGCGTGCGCCTGCCGATGCCCGGCCGTCACAATGTCCAGAACGCGCTCGCCGCGATTGCCGTCGCGATAGAAATGGGCTGTCCGGACGAAGTCATCTGCAACGGCTTCGGCAGCTTCGGCGGTGTCCGCCGCCGTTTCAGCCGGGTGGGCACGGTTCCGGTCGATGGCGGCGAAGTCCAGATCATCGACGATTACGCGCACCACCCGGTGGAAATCACGGCCGTTCTCGGCGCAGCGCGCGAAAGCGCTGGTGCCAGTGGGGGCCGCGTCATCGCGGTCATGCAGCCGCATCGCTATTCGCGCCTCGGCGACCTGATGGACGATTTCCAGAGCTGCTTCAACGAAGCGGACACGGTCTATGTCACTCCCGTCTATGCCGCCGGGGAAGACCCGGTCGAAGGCGTGGATAGCGAGGCGCTGGTGACAGGGATGCGATCGCGCGGTCACCGCGACGCATCGACAGTCGCGGACCACGCAGACCTGGCAGGCCGGCTGGCGGACAAGGCGCAGGCCGGCGATATCGTCGTGTGCCTCGGCGCGGGCGATATCACGAAATGGGCCGCCACCCTTGCGGACGCCGTCAGCGCGGAGCGTGCGGCATGAGCCATGCGAACCAGCCCGGGGACTGGCCCGTGTTCGATGACGGACAGGCCCCCGATGCGGAAGTGGAAGGCGCGGTCGATGCGCCCGTGCCCATGGCGAATATTCGCGGCACCCTGAAACAGGATGCGCCGCTGGCGAAGCTGGTCTGGTTCAAGAGCGGCGGCAATGCGGACTGGCTGTTCGAGCCCGCCGACCTCGATGACCTGCGGCATTTCCTCGACGCGCTCGAAGGGGCGATGCCGGTCATGGCGCTGGGGCTGGGGTCCAACCTCATCATCCGCGACGGCGGTGTGCCTGGCGTCGTAATCCGGCTCGGCAAGCCTTTCGCGCAGGTGGAAACGCATGACGATCATGTCGTCTCCTGCGGGGCCGGGGCGCACGGCATCCTCGTATCCTCAACCGCGCGCGACGCCGGTATCGCAGGGCTGGAATTCCTGCGCGGTATCCCCGGCACGGTCGGCGGGTTCGTGCGGATGAATGGCGGCGCCTACGGACGGGAAACGGCCGATGTCCTGATCGATTGCGACGTCATCATGCCGGGCGGCGAACTGGTCAATCTGCCACGGGACGATCTGCGCTACACCTATCGCCACTCGGCCCTGCCGGAACAGGCGGTCGTCGTCGCGGCACGGTTCCAGGGCTCTGCCGGGGATCCGGAAGAAATCGGGCGGGAAATGGACCGCATTGCCCAGGCGCGCGAGGCCGCCCAGCCAATCCGCAGCAAGACGGGCGGCTCCACCTTCAAGAACCCGGACGGGCACAAGGCCTGGCAACTGGTCGACGAGGCAGGCTGCCGCGGCCTCACCATGGGCGGTGCGCAGGTCAGCGAGAAACATACCAATTTCATGATCAACACCGGCGATGCCACCAGTGCCGACATCGAAGGGCTGGGCGAGGAAGTACGCCGCCGCGTTTACGAGAATTCCGGCATCGAGCTGGAATGGGAAATCAAGCGGGTAGGGCGACCCTGATGACGCAAAGCAGCATCCTTGAACGCAGTCTTCACGCGGTCGTCCTGATGGGCGGGTGGGCCAATGAACGCCCCGTCAGTCTGATGTCGGGCGAAGGCGTGGCGAAAGCGCTGGAAAAACGTGGCCACACCGTGACGCGTATCGACATGGACCGGGAGGTCGCGGCCCGCATTGCGGAGGCCGCGCCCGACGTGGTGTTCAACGCGCTGCACGGCGTTCCGGGCGAAGACGGTACGGTGCAGGGAATGCTCGACCTGATGGGCGTCCCGTATACCCATTCCGGACTGGCGACCTCCGTCATTGCCATCGACAAGGAACTGACGAAGCAGGCGCTCGTCCCGCATGGAATACCCATGCCGGGCGGGCGGATCGTGAAAAGCGCCGAGCTGCACGAGAAAGATCCGCTGTCCCGCCCTTACGTCCTGAAACCGGTGAACGAAGGATCGTCGGTCGGCGTCGCGATCGTCACCGACGAAAGCAATTACGGCAATCCCATTCGCCGCGATGCTGCCGGTCCGTGGCAGGAATTCGCCCAACTGTTGGCCGAACCCTTCATCCGCGGGCGGGAGCTGACGACCGCCGTGGTCGGTGACAAGGCGCTGGCCGTCACCGAGCTGAAGCCCAAGAGCGGTTTCTACGACTTCGACGCCAAATACACCGACGGCATGACCGATCACGTCTGCCCGGCCGAAATCCCCGAAGCGATAGAGGCCTTGTGCAAGAAATACGCGCTGAAGGCGCACCGCGTGCTGGGATGTCGCGGCACCAGCCGGACCGATTTCCGCTGGGACGACGAGCAGGGCGAGGACGGCCTGTTCGTGCTGGAAACCAACACCCAGCCGGGCATGACGCCGCTCAGCCTGGTGCCGGAACAGGCGAAGTTCGCAGGCATGGAATACGAAGACCTGGTCGAAATCGTCATCAGGGACGCATTGGACCATTTCGCAGCAGCAGCAGGCGGGGAATCGGGCGATGGCAACGGTTAAGCGCAAGACCACTGGCGTTCGGCGATCGACGGCTGCAAAATCGCGCGCGGCCAAGGCCCGGACGGCGAAGACCCGGACGCAGGGCGGGGTCAACCGCGCGCTGTCCCTGCTGCCGTTCGACGACGACCAGCTGCACCGCATCTTCCTCGCCATCATCCTGGGCGGGGCCGTGGCGTTGGCGTGGTTCGTCGCGAGTCTGGCGGGCGTTCCGGCCCTGGCGCAGAACGAGGTGGCCAAGCTGGCCAGCGACGCAGGCTTCGAGGTTCGCCGCGTCAAGGTGACCGGGGTCCAGCGGATGAACGAGCTCAAGATCTACGAGCGCGCGCTGGCCGAACAGGACCGGCCCATGCCGCTGGTCGATCTCGACGCATTGCGAGAGGAACTCGTGGCGCTGCCGTGGGTGGAGGATGCGCGCGTATCCCGCCAGCTTCCCGACATGCTGTCGATCGACGTGGTCGAGCGCACGCCGCACGCGGTGTTGAAAGCGCCGGACCGCCTTGTACTGATCGATGCCAGCGGCGAAGAACTGGAGCCCATCAGCGAGAAGAACGCCAAAGGCATGCTGCATGTCGAGGGCTCGGGGGCTGCCAGACAGGTGGCCCATCTTGGCAAGCTGCTGGACGCTGCGCCCGCGCTCCGCAGCAAGGTGGCGAATGCGGAATGGGTCGGCAATCGCCGCTGGAACCTGACTTTCACTACGGACCAGGTGCTGGCCCTGCCGCAAGGTGACCGGGACGCGGCGACCGCTCTGGTCCAGTTCGCGCGGCTCGACGGGCAGAACCGCCTGCTGGGTGGGAAGGTCGCGACGTTCGACATGCGCGCGCCCGAGCGTATCTACATGCGGGTTCCGGGCCGCGCGGCCGAAATGCTGGGCGAAGGAGGGGTGAACTGATGGGACTGCCCCGCATCTCCCGCGTCTTCGGCGCCATCAATATCGGCTCGTTCCGCATCTCCGCGATGATCCTCGGGCAATCGGAATCGGGCGAACTGATCGTGCTGGGCAGCGGGCACCGCGCCAGCCAGGGCGTCCGCCGCGGCTATATCGTCGACATGGCGGCGGCGACCTACGCCGTGCGCGACGTGGTCGAACGGGCGGAGAAGGCGGCCGGGACCGGAATTGCCAGTGTCTGGGTCGGTTGTTCCGGTGCAGGGCTCGCCAACCAGGTGAGCCAGGTCGAGGTGCCCATCGGTGGTCGCCGGATCGAGGAAGAGGACATCCAGCACCTGCTGGTGGCCGCGCGCGAGACGATCCAGCCCGACGGCAAGATGGTTCTCCACGCGCAGCCCGCACAATATACGCTGGACGGCGCACATGGCGCGTCCGACCCTGTCGGCCTGCATGCAGAGCGGCTGGGCGTCGATATCCACGTGATGCTGGCCGATGGCGCGCCGGTGAAGAACCTGCGCGACGCGGTGGAAAGCGCGCATCTCTCGGTCGAGGCGGTGGTTGCCGCACCGATCGCCTGCGCCGAGGCGTGTCTAAGCCCGGAGGAACGCGAACTGGGCACAGCGCTGGTCGAGATCGGGGCGGAACTGACCAATGTCTCGATCTTCCAGAACGGAATGCTGCGCTCACTCCATGCCATACCCATCGGATCGGGTGACATCACAGACGCGATTGCCGGCGATTTCGGGATCCGCCGTTTCCAGGCGGAACGGCTGAAATGCGTGTTCGGTTCGGCCATTGCCAGCCCGTCCGACCACCGCGAGATGGTGCCGCTGGCGCAGCAGGCGGAAGGCGCGCCGGAAGTCGACCGGGTGAGCCGAGCCGAGCTGGTATCTGTCGTGACGGGCCAGCTTTCCCGCTTGACGGACGAGATCAACCGCGTGTTCAAGGCGCATGAAACGGGCGGCGCGCGCAGCAGCCAGGTCGTCCTGACCGGCGGCGGGGCCGAACTGGCCGGGATTGCCGAATTCGCCCAGGGCGCGCTTGGCCGACCGGTGCGTATCGGCAAGCCGTCGCAGCTGCGCGGCCTGCCCGACGCCCATGCCACCCCCGGTTTCACGACGCTTGCCGGCCTGTGCCTCTATGCCGCGCGCGATCCGGTCGACATTCGCTCGATCCCCGATACGTCGCAAACCATGGTTACCTATTCGGGCCTGGGTCTGATAAAGCGTGTATTGGCGGCCTCGAAAGAGTATTTCTAATCGCCCCGCACGTTCTGCAGGGGATTTGCCCTGTGGCTAGGCCTGTGGAAAAGGCGTGGGCAAACAGTGCAGAACGTGTCGCACGTGTGACACACTGGAATTCCAGCGGCGAACCATGCCTGCCGCTTGTGGAGTATAGTTAAGATGAGCATCAATATCGGCCCTGCGACCACCGACGAACTGCGCCCCAAGATCACCGTTATCGGTGTCGGCGGCGCCGGCGGCAACGCGATAGGCAACATGATCGAGAACGGCATCGAGGGCGTCGATTTCGTCGTTGCTAACACCGATGCGCAGGCGCTCAACAATTCGGCGGCAGAGGCGCGGGTCCAGCTCGGACCGGAAATCACCGGGGGCCTGGGTGCAGGATCGCGTCCCGAAGTGGGCAAGGCCGCGGCCGAGGAAACCGCCAGCGAGATCGAGGACCTGCTGGAAGGCGTGAACATGTGCTTCATCGCTGCCGGCATGGGCGGCGGTACCGGCACGGGCGCGGCGCCCGTGATCGCGGAAGCTGCCCGCAACAAGGGCGTGCTGACCGTCGGTGTCGTGACCAAGCCGTTCCTGTTCGAAGGCACGCGCCGGATGCGCGCTGCCGAAGCAGGGATCGAGGAATTGCAGCGCCACGTCGATACGCTGATCGTCATTCCAAACCAGAACCTGTTCCTGGTCGCCAAGGCCGACACCACGTTCAAGCAGGCGTTCCAGCTGGCCGACGAAGTCCTGCAGCAGGGCGTGCGCTCGATCACTGACCTGATGGTGATGCCGGGCCTCATCAATCTCGACTTTGCCGACGTGAAGTCGGTGATGGAAGAGATGGGCAAAGCGATGATGGGCACAGGCGAGGGCGAGGGGGAGAACCGCGCTCTCGAAGCGGCCGAACGCGCCATTGCCAATCCCCTGCTCGACGGTGTGTCGATGGCCGGGGCGAAGGGTGTCATCATCTCGATCATCGGCGGTGAGGACATGAAGCTGCTCGAAGTCGACGAGGCGGCCAACCACATCCGCGAACTGGTCGACGAAAACGCCAACATCATCTGGGGTTCGGCATTCAATCCCGATCTCGACGGGAAGATTCGCGTTTCGGTCGTGGCCACCGGTATCGAGAGGAGCGAAGGCACATCCGCCGGGACCAGCCAGTCGATGTCGCTCGGCTCGGGCCGCGCCCCGCGCCGTCCGGTCCTGGACCTTCCGTCCGACGACATGAAGGAAACGGAAGCGGAAGCGCCTGCGGAGGAGCCGGCAGCGGTTCCTGCCGGAATCGCGGGGCTGGGCCTCAGCGCAGCATCCGCGGGCTCGTCCTATGACGACGAAGACGAGTATGACGAGGACGACGATGTCGATGGCATCGTCGATCCGCTGGCCGGCCTTCGCAAGGAAGAGGACGATGACACGCGTCTGGTAGAGCCTGCTTCGGACGACCAGTTCGGGGTCGGCGCAGACGACGGGTTTGCGGGCGATTCGTCCGACGACACGCTCGACCTAGGCGATGCCAGCAATTGGGACGATGTCGGCGCCGGCAAACAGGGCGGGGCGAGTGAAGAGCCGCTCGACCTCGGAGGCAGCGAGGAATCCGCCGGAACGACCGGTCAGGATAGCGCGTCCGACGACCTGCTTCGTAACGCCGACCGGCTCAGCGAACAGGATGCGCCGGTCCAGGGCGGTCGCCGCCGGCAGCTCGTTTCGGGCGGCGATGCCGAAGCGACAACCGGCCAGGCAGAACCGGCGCGGGCCCCGGCTGCGCCTGCTCCGAGCAAGCCTGCCAAGGACGATGCCGGGGGCAGCACGCTGTTCGAACGCATGGCCAATCTCTCGCGCGGTAGTTCGTCGAAGGACGACGACGATGACGACGATGACGATGGCGGTTCGCTCAGCATTCCGCGCTTCCTCGGACGCCAGAACAACCAGTAAACCTGTCGCCCGCGGGGGAAATTTCTCCGCGGGCTTTCATTAGGTTGCGGTTCAGGGCGCGCCTGCGATAGTTACGCGTCTGGAACCCATGCCCATGACACACCGCATCCTCACCCTGCTCGGAACTGCCGGTCTCGGCAGTCTTGCAGCCCTGTCGCCCATGCCACTGGCCGCGCAAGGCACGGCTGTCGTCCAGCCCCTGCCGCCGGCAGCATCGGGCGAACTCAACCGCGCGCTGCGACGACTCGACAGCAACCCCCGCGATGTCGATGCCCTCATCATGGCGGCTGCGGCCTCGCTGGAGCTGGACGATATCGACGCCGCGATCGGCTTCTATGGCCGCGCGGACGAGCTTTCGCCGGGCAATCCGCGAGTGAAGGCGGGGACTGCCGCAGCCTATGTCCGGGTGCAGCGCCCGGTAGAGGCCCTGCGCCTGTTCGACGAGGCGGAGCGCGCGGGCGTGCGCCCGATCTCCATGGCCGGCGACAAGGGACTGGCCCACGACCTGGTCGGCAACAACCGCGATGCGCAGCTGGCCTATCGCCGCGCGCTGTCCTTCGAGGAGGATGCCGAGATCCGGCGGCGGATGGCGCTCAGCTACGCCATTTCGGGCGACCGGGAGGCGTTCGAATCGACCCTTCTGCCATTGCTGGAGCAGCGCGATTTCGCAGCCTATCGCACCCGCTCCTTCGGCCTTGCCATCCTGGGCGAGCCCGATGAGGGGATCGCCATCGCCGATGCTGTCATGCCGCGCGAAATGGCAGAGCGGGTTGAGCCCTATCTTCGCTACATGCGCCGCCTCACACCGGCGCAGCAGGCGGCCGCTGCCAATCTCGGCATTTTCCCGCGAGCAGCGGCCATCGGCCGGGACGATCCGCGCATCGTGGCGGCGCGCGAGGCGGGCAGCGCCCCGGCACTGGCTGCGGTCGATACGCCTCTCGCCCCGTCCGGAAGGCCGCTCGGCCAATCCCAAGCAGCGCAGCAAACAGCGCCGCAGGCCCGGCAGACGTCGCAGGCGGATGATGGCGAGGATGATGATGCACGCCTGACCCGCGAACAAAGGCAGGCACTTCTGGCGCAGCGTCGCCAGCGTGGACGACTGCCGTCGCGCGCCAATCGGCAGGTTCGCATTGCCGAACCGGAACCTGCGCCCGCCGAGCAGCAAGCGGCAGCGGCCGCCGTTCCGGCCGCTCCGACGTCGCCTCCTGTCCAGACGGCAAGCAATACATCCGCGCCATCTCCTCCCTCCGCCACGCGGCCGGCCACCGAACGCGGTGAACTGCCAGCGCTTGCGGCAGGCGGAGAATTACCGCCGGTTGGCGCGGCTGCCACGGTCACGCCCCCGGCATCTTCGGACCCTTCCCCGGCACAAGCTCAGACGTCGACCGGCACGACTCCTGCCGCAAACCAGACGCTTGCCCGGGTCGATGTCGCTCCGTCGAGCGCCGGGTCGTCCACGCCGGTCACCGTCGCAAGCCTGCCGGCCGCAACGCCTGCGCCCGGTTTCGATCTTGGCCAGGCAGCAGCGCAATCGACCGCACCCGCCAATCCGATAACGCTCCCGCCGTCGAACACTGCCCCGGCACAGAGGCCGGTCGCTTCGGTGTCCGACGCGTTTGCAGATCTCCTGTCGCTGCCGGACACGAGTGAACAGCCCCGCCCGGGCAACGCAGTAGACATCACCGCCATCGAGATCCCGCGCGAGGAAGCAGCGGCGCCCGAGCCTGCTGCCGCTCCGCCCGAGCCCGAGAAGCCTGCGAATGTCAGCCGTATCTGGGTGCAGGTTGCGACGGGCCGCGATCGCTCCGCATTGAAGTTCGACTGGCGCCGTTTGTCGCGGCAGGCGCCCGAGGTGCTGGACGATAACGGTCCCTTCGTCGCCAGCTGGGGCGAGACGAATCGCCTGCTCGCCGGTCCCTTTTCCAGCCGGTCCGCTGCCAATTCCGCGGTGAGCGCCTTGTCCGAACAGGGGATCGACGCATTCCGGTTTACCAGCGCCAATGGCGAGGAAATCGAAGAGCTGGATTGATCGCCTGCGCGCGCTGGCGGATGCGGTGCAGGCACAGACGAAAGAGCTGGTTAACCCTTTTCCCCCGTTCCTTATCCCCACGGTTTGAACAGGCGAAATCCGTTCTCCCCAGCAGCGGGCGGGGGCAGGCGTTGCGCTTTCCGGCCCGGCAGGTCCATCTGGCGGCATGAGCGGAAGCAACCACGATAGACCTTTCCAGCGCGGCATTTGCTGCACCGGCGCAGCCATATGATGTTGGCCGATCCGGAGCAGCGCGGCGCGGACAGCCCCCCCGTCGACATGCTCGCTGCCCTGTTCGAGGCGCGCGGCTGGACCGCGCAGCGGGTCAGCGAGGACGAGCTTTCGGGCGAAATCCAGGGGAGCTGGACGAAATACCAGATCCGCTGCATCTGGCGCCGCGAGGACAAGGTCTTGCAACTGATCTGCCTGCCGGAAATCCGCGTCGCAGACGACAAACGTCCCGGCGCGCTCGACCTGCTGGCGCGGGTGAACGAGCAGATGTGGCTGGGGCACTTCGACATCTGGTCCCAGGGCGGAATGCTGATCTATCGTCACGGCGCACTGCTGGGCGATGACGGCTTGCTGAGCGTCAGCCAGGCGCAGGCGGTGGTCGAGACGGCGATCGAGGAATGCGACCGTTTCTACCCGGCCTTCCAGTTCGTCCTGTGGGGCGACAAGGAGCCCGGCGATGCCCTGCGGGCGGCGATGGTCGACGCGGCGGGCGAGGCCTGAGCGCGAATGTTCGGCAGCATCCTGATCTGCGGCTATGGCACCATGACGGGGGCCATGGTGGAGGGATGGCTTCGCGCCGGCATTCCGCCCGCCACATTCACGGTCTACCATCCCCGCGGGAAGGAAGTGCCGGAAGGCATGGGCATGACGACGCAATGGCCGTCCACCCCGTTCAGCGCCGTATTGCTGGGGGTGAAGCCGGATGCGCTTGGCGTGGTGGCACCGCATCTTCGGAAGGTGGCAGGCAGGGATACCGCCGTGCTGTCCGTGCTGGGCGGGGTCGATCTTGTCACGCTGAGGGCTGCGTTCCCGGCAGCCGGCAGTGTCGTTCGGTTCATGCCCAATCTCGCCTGCGCCATCAACAAATCGCCCAACGCCCTGATCGCGGAAGGGCTGGACGGGGCCGGCCGGGACAATGTCACGGCGCTCGCCGCCGCGCTTGGCACTGCGGAGTGGCTGGAGGACGAGGCGCAGTTCGACCTGGTCACGGCGCTCGCCGGATCGGGGCCGGGCTTCACCTATCGCTTCATCGATGCGCTGGCGAAGGCCGGTCACCGTCTCGGCCTGGATGCAGGGCAGGCGGAGCGGCTGGCGACCGCGATGGTGGAGGGCGCAGCCGCCCTTGCGGCAGGCTCGGAGCGGTCGCCGGGGGAATTGACACGGCGGGTCGCCAGCCCGGGCGGCATGACGCAGCGCGGTCTGGACGTTCTGGACGAGGGGGACGCGCTTGTCCACCTGCTGGAAAAGACGCTGGGCGCGACGCGCGACCGGGGTGCGGAACTGGCAGAGCAGGCGCGGGAAAACGGTTAACGCGGCACCCGGGGAAATGCTCCGATTTCCCTTGAAACCCACTGGTTTTGTAACGATATTACCTGTGAACCGGCGGCTATCGTGCCTGCCCGGTGCAAGAGGAGCTTGAATAGCAATGGCAAATTGGAACGACCCCCGGCAGTCGCAGCAGGGCTTCGGCTCGGTGCCGCGCGCAGGAGGCGACGTTGCTTCGCGCACGACCTTCGACGCAGGCCTGCGCAGCTACATGCTGAAAATCTACAACTACATGGTGTCCGGCGTCCTGCTGACCGGCGTCGTCGCTCTGCTGACGGCGCAGTCCGGCCTCGCCTACTCCTTCGCCAGTGGTCCGCTGATGTGGATCGTGGCGCTGTCCCCGCTGGCCATCGTCTTCGCGATGAGCTTCGGCGCGAACAAGTTCTCGCGCACGACGCTGCAGGCGATGTTCTGGGGCTTCGCCTTCCTGATGGGCCTGTCCCTGTCGACGATCTTCCTCGTCTATACCGGCGGTTCCATCGCGGCGACCTTCTTCGCAACGGCCGGTGCCTTCGCCGGTCTCAGCCTGTTCGGTTACACCACGAAGAAAGACCTGTCTGGCTTCGGCACGTTCCTGATCATGGGCGTGGTCGGTCTGATCATCGCCAGCGTCATCAATATCTTCCTGGGCTCGAGTACGCTCGAACTGGCCATCAGCTTCCTCGGCGTGCTGATCTTCGCAGGCCTCACCGCCTACGACACGCAGCGGCTGAAGAACGACTACCAGCGCCTGCGCGGCACGGCATGGGAAGGCAAGTCGGTGATCCTGGGCGCGCTGAGCCTGTATCTCGACTTCATCAACATGTTCCTGTTCCTGCTGCGCTTCATGGGTGCGGCCCGCGAATAAACGAACTCGGCCCGTCGCTCGGGCGACTCGATCCATCGTGCCCGGGGTGCAATCCGCATCCCGGGCATTTTCTTTGCAGCCATAGCGGTTTATGGCTGTTCGCCCCGCAGCAAGGTTGTATCCTGCACCCTTGGCTAACGGAAACTCCTCAAAGGGCGCATTCATGGCAGGCACTACATTCGGTCCCATTCGCATTACGGCATCGGCAGCCATGCTGTCGGCGCTGGCAGCATGCGCGACGCCTCCGCCGCCGCCCCCTCCGCCGCCGCCGCCACCGGTGGTCGAATCCGTGCCCTATCGCCCGGTCCCGCCCAGCGGCGCGAGCTACGTAATGGATATCCCGCGCGTCGATCCGCTGACCGGCGTTCGCCAGTCGGTGAATGCGAACCTGACGGAAGACGAAACGGTGTGGCACGTGCGCTCCGGCTGGAACGTCGCCGCGCTCAATTGCACCGCCCCGCAATACCAGCCGATCCTCGATTCCTACGCCCGCTACATCAAGGATAGCGGCCCTGCGCTCAAACGCGTGAACGACCGGCTGGAGAAGGTCTATCGCGACCGCGCCGGCGACCGCCGCGGCGGTATCATGATGCGCGAATCGCAGATGACCTCGGTCTATAACTACTTCGCGCTGCCGCCCGTGCGCAGCCAGTTCTGCCGCACCATGCTGCAGATCGCGGAAGAAACGCAGGCCATGCCGGTGCAGGACGTCGCCGTTTTCTCGGCCGGCGCATTGCCCCGCATGGAAACCGCGTTCGAGAATTTCTTCCGCGAATACGAAGCCTATGAACAGGCATCGTCTGCCTGGGACGCGCAGTACGGTGCCCGTTACGGGGCATCGCAGCCGGGCTATGTCGCCGTGCAGCGGGCCCGCATGACCATGATCCCCGATGTGACGAGCGGCGTTTCGACTCTGGCTGTTCCGCCGTCTTCGGCAGGATCCGTTCCCGATCCCGACACCGGTGCCGACATTCCCGTGATCCGCGTCGACGAGGGGTTCACCTCCACCCCGGTGGTGGAACCGGTCCCGGGCGACGAGGGCTGAGCTTTCCCGCACGCGGCCGCTTCAGGCGCTAGGTTCGGCCCGGCGCCTGCATTGCGGCGCTGGCGCTCGGGCGCATAAGTCCCTATCTGCCAGCGCATGCATTTCCTCGACCAGGCCAAGATCCATCTCAAGTCCGGCGCGGGCGGCCCCGGGGCCGTCAGCTTCCGGCGCGAGAAATACGTCGAATTCGGCGGACCCGACGGCGGCAATGGCGGCAAGGGCGGCGATGTCGTGTTCGAAGCGGTGCAGGGCCTCAACACCCTGATCGACTTCCGCTATTCGCAGCATTTCAAGGCCCAGCGCGGCGGACACGGCATGGGCCGCGACCGGTATGGCAAGGGCGCAGACGACCTGGTGATCAAGGTGCCCGTGGGCACGCAGGTCCTGTCGGAAGACAAGGAAGAGATCCTCGCCGATTTCACCGAAGTCGGGCAGCGCGTCGTGATGCTGGAAGGCGGCATGGGCGGCCGGGGCAATGCGAGTTACAAGACCAGCACCAATCGCGCCCCGCGCCAGCACCAGCCCGGTGAGCCAAGCCAGGAAATGTCGGTCTGGCTGCGGCTGAAACTGCTGGCCGATGTGGGCCTGCTGGGCCTGCCCAATGCGGGCAAGTCGACCTTCATCAACGCGATCACCAATGCCAAGGCAAAGGTCGGCCATTATGCCTTCACCACGCTCGTCCCC
This is a stretch of genomic DNA from Erythrobacteraceae bacterium WH01K. It encodes these proteins:
- the ftsZ gene encoding cell division protein FtsZ, with the translated sequence MSINIGPATTDELRPKITVIGVGGAGGNAIGNMIENGIEGVDFVVANTDAQALNNSAAEARVQLGPEITGGLGAGSRPEVGKAAAEETASEIEDLLEGVNMCFIAAGMGGGTGTGAAPVIAEAARNKGVLTVGVVTKPFLFEGTRRMRAAEAGIEELQRHVDTLIVIPNQNLFLVAKADTTFKQAFQLADEVLQQGVRSITDLMVMPGLINLDFADVKSVMEEMGKAMMGTGEGEGENRALEAAERAIANPLLDGVSMAGAKGVIISIIGGEDMKLLEVDEAANHIRELVDENANIIWGSAFNPDLDGKIRVSVVATGIERSEGTSAGTSQSMSLGSGRAPRRPVLDLPSDDMKETEAEAPAEEPAAVPAGIAGLGLSAASAGSSYDDEDEYDEDDDVDGIVDPLAGLRKEEDDDTRLVEPASDDQFGVGADDGFAGDSSDDTLDLGDASNWDDVGAGKQGGASEEPLDLGGSEESAGTTGQDSASDDLLRNADRLSEQDAPVQGGRRRQLVSGGDAEATTGQAEPARAPAAPAPSKPAKDDAGGSTLFERMANLSRGSSSKDDDDDDDDDGGSLSIPRFLGRQNNQ
- a CDS encoding SPOR domain-containing protein, which codes for MTHRILTLLGTAGLGSLAALSPMPLAAQGTAVVQPLPPAASGELNRALRRLDSNPRDVDALIMAAAASLELDDIDAAIGFYGRADELSPGNPRVKAGTAAAYVRVQRPVEALRLFDEAERAGVRPISMAGDKGLAHDLVGNNRDAQLAYRRALSFEEDAEIRRRMALSYAISGDREAFESTLLPLLEQRDFAAYRTRSFGLAILGEPDEGIAIADAVMPREMAERVEPYLRYMRRLTPAQQAAAANLGIFPRAAAIGRDDPRIVAAREAGSAPALAAVDTPLAPSGRPLGQSQAAQQTAPQARQTSQADDGEDDDARLTREQRQALLAQRRQRGRLPSRANRQVRIAEPEPAPAEQQAAAAAVPAAPTSPPVQTASNTSAPSPPSATRPATERGELPALAAGGELPPVGAAATVTPPASSDPSPAQAQTSTGTTPAANQTLARVDVAPSSAGSSTPVTVASLPAATPAPGFDLGQAAAQSTAPANPITLPPSNTAPAQRPVASVSDAFADLLSLPDTSEQPRPGNAVDITAIEIPREEAAAPEPAAAPPEPEKPANVSRIWVQVATGRDRSALKFDWRRLSRQAPEVLDDNGPFVASWGETNRLLAGPFSSRSAANSAVSALSEQGIDAFRFTSANGEEIEELD
- a CDS encoding YbjN domain-containing protein; this encodes MMLADPEQRGADSPPVDMLAALFEARGWTAQRVSEDELSGEIQGSWTKYQIRCIWRREDKVLQLICLPEIRVADDKRPGALDLLARVNEQMWLGHFDIWSQGGMLIYRHGALLGDDGLLSVSQAQAVVETAIEECDRFYPAFQFVLWGDKEPGDALRAAMVDAAGEA
- a CDS encoding pyrroline-5-carboxylate reductase dimerization domain-containing protein, whose translation is MFGSILICGYGTMTGAMVEGWLRAGIPPATFTVYHPRGKEVPEGMGMTTQWPSTPFSAVLLGVKPDALGVVAPHLRKVAGRDTAVLSVLGGVDLVTLRAAFPAAGSVVRFMPNLACAINKSPNALIAEGLDGAGRDNVTALAAALGTAEWLEDEAQFDLVTALAGSGPGFTYRFIDALAKAGHRLGLDAGQAERLATAMVEGAAALAAGSERSPGELTRRVASPGGMTQRGLDVLDEGDALVHLLEKTLGATRDRGAELAEQARENG
- a CDS encoding Bax inhibitor-1/YccA family protein; this encodes MANWNDPRQSQQGFGSVPRAGGDVASRTTFDAGLRSYMLKIYNYMVSGVLLTGVVALLTAQSGLAYSFASGPLMWIVALSPLAIVFAMSFGANKFSRTTLQAMFWGFAFLMGLSLSTIFLVYTGGSIAATFFATAGAFAGLSLFGYTTKKDLSGFGTFLIMGVVGLIIASVINIFLGSSTLELAISFLGVLIFAGLTAYDTQRLKNDYQRLRGTAWEGKSVILGALSLYLDFINMFLFLLRFMGAARE
- the obgE gene encoding GTPase ObgE, encoding MHFLDQAKIHLKSGAGGPGAVSFRREKYVEFGGPDGGNGGKGGDVVFEAVQGLNTLIDFRYSQHFKAQRGGHGMGRDRYGKGADDLVIKVPVGTQVLSEDKEEILADFTEVGQRVVMLEGGMGGRGNASYKTSTNRAPRQHQPGEPSQEMSVWLRLKLLADVGLLGLPNAGKSTFINAITNAKAKVGHYAFTTLVPKLGVVHHKGREFVLADIPGLIEGAADGAGIGDRFLGHIERCRVLIHLIDIAGDDPALAMKTVQEELAAYGEGLADKPQLIALNKLDLADAELAEGFAAELLDAGADEVFAVSGATGAGIEPLLDAVLGYLPDRTSTETNAAEVEDDEQSADWSPI